From Rhodamnia argentea isolate NSW1041297 chromosome 10, ASM2092103v1, whole genome shotgun sequence, a single genomic window includes:
- the LOC115735043 gene encoding putative disease resistance RPP13-like protein 1, with the protein MLRRSHQLIPLISLAVSVLHLQPKRNMVWWEAVLSPALQVLFDKLTSGDITEFLHRSNIDEFLLEKLKITYYTNIAVLDDAEEKQYDNPAIETWLDMLKETTYEAEDILDVLATEALRCKLQAGSQNMGNQVRNWNLVHPFRSFDDSIKSKITEVVDKLEYIAKQKDLLGLKGEGGRKFRITRRMPTTPLLVESHVFGRDHDKEEIIRLLLEDDCERQTSEFSVVPVLGMGGIGKTLLAQFVFNDRRVDEFFDVKAWACVSDQFEVVRVTKAILESATHKSWETMNLELLQNSLGEKLSKKKFLIILDDLWDDNCENWHDLILPLLAGARGSKIMVTTRTEAALSSMNACAPYRLRELSDDACWSLFSRHAFPSADSRTHHQLEVIGREIGKKCRGVPLAAKSLGSLLGSKLEIDHWQEILNSNLWDLPTRRNGILPALQLSYHHLPANLKRCFAYCSLFPKDYEFDRDKLVLLWMAEGFVQQGEDNKRMEDVGVEYFNDLLSRSFFQESTADKSRYVMHDLINDLAQLVSRKMRLSCDGRLGLQKPTGFLGKARHFSYPRGRYDVYKKFESLIEVEWLRTFLALSPYETGFCYLSSKVVTDLLPRLRRLRVLSLSGYCITELPDLIGDLKNLRYLNLSHTAIKSLPQSVCTLYNLQTLMLNDCDSLEELPTDLTDLINLQYFDISRSRIPCMPLHMSRLRNLRTLPEFRVGPTSGSDIGELRDMVHLHGELTLTRLENVEDAWDARKANLTNKKHLITLTMEWSSNFELQDENVQITVLEMLQPHSKVKKVDIRWYGGTRFSSWLGDPSFSNMVFLSLTDCRRCVFLPPLAQLSSLKHLCIKGLTAVKSVGMEFYGYALSRGKPFPSLETLSFKDMLEWEDWSCPLDDKGIAAFPTLRELYIESCQNLRGKLPDHLPCLEKLVIHECKQWASPLPRLPLLRHLDIRRCGASSLGTALEMSSLLSLQISEISNFTHFNPGLMQHLTQLKRLNITDCADLNYLC; encoded by the coding sequence ATGCTGAGAAGAAGTCACCAACTTATCCCCCTGATTTCTTTAGCCGTCTCAGTTCTGCATCTGCAGCCAAAGCGAAACATGGTTTGGTGGGAAGCAGTTCTCTCTCCGGCCCTGCAGGTGCTTTTTGACAAGCTAACGTCTGGAGATATCACAGAGTTTCTTCATCGCTCAAACATCGACGAATTCCTCCTTGAGAAGCTAAAGATTACATATTATACAAACATTGCTGTACTTGATGATGCAGAGGAAAAGCAGTATGATAATCCGGCCATCGAGACCTGGCTAGATATGCTTAAAGAAACGACTTATGAAGCCGAGGACATATTGGATGTGTTGGCCACAGAAGCATTGAGATGCAAGTTGCAAGCCGGCTCTCAAAACATGGGGAATCAGGTGCGCAATTGGAACTTGGTTCATCCTTTTAGATCATTTGATGACAGCATCAAGTCAAAGATAACAGAAGTTGTCGATAAATTAGAATACATTGCTAAACAAAAAGATTTGCTCGGACTAAAAGGTGAAGGTGGGAGGAAGTTTAGAATCACTCGAAGAATGCCAACAACTCCACTACTTGTCGAGTCTCATGTTTTCGGTAGGGATCATGACAAAGAAGAGATAATTAGGTTACTTTTGGAGGACGACTGTGAAAGGCAAACTAGCGAGTTCTCTGTAGTCCCTGTCTTGGGGATGGGTGGAATTGGTAAGACTCTGCTTGCTCAATTTGTCTTCAATGACAGAAGGGTGGATGAGTTTTTTGATGTGAAAGCATGGGCCTGTGTGTCTGATCAATTTGAAGTGGTCAGGGTAACCAAGGCGATTCTTGAATCGGCCACTCATAAGTCATGGGAAACCATGAACTTGGAGCTGCTGCAGAATAGCTTAGGAGAGAAGCTAAGCAAAAAGAAGTTTCTCATCATCTTAGATGACTTATGGGATGACAACTGTGAGAATTGGCATGATCTGATATTACCTTTGCTTGCTGGTGCCCGTGGGAGTAAAATAATGGTCACAACACGCACTGAAGCTGCTTTGTCATCTATGAATGCCTGCGCTCCCTATCGTCTCAGGGAATTGTCAGATGATGCTTGTTGGTCATTGTTTTCTCGACATGCTTTTCCAAGTGCTGACTCGAGAACTCATCATCAGCTGGAAGTTATCGGTAGAGAAATTGGGAAAAAGTGCAGAGGTGTGCCTTTGGCTGCGAAATCTTTGGGAAGCCTTCTTGGCTCCAAGTTAGAGATTGACCATTGGCAAGAGATCTTGAATAGCAATCTCTGGGATTTGCCAACCAGAAGAAACGGCATACTTCCTGCTCTGCAGTTGAGCTATCATCACCTTCCTGCAAATTTAAAGAGATGTTTTGCATATTGTTCATTATTCCCAAAGGACTACGAATTTGACAGAGACAAACTAGTCTTGCTATGGATGGCCGAAGGGTTTGTTCAGCAAGGAGAAGATAataaaagaatggaagatgtaGGTGTAGAGTACTTTAACGATCTGTTATCAAGATCATTCTTCCAGGAGTCAACTGCGGATAAATCACGGTACGTCATGCATGACCTGATTAATGATTTGGCTCAGCTAGTGTCGAGAAAGATGCGCCTAAGCTGTGACGGTAGATTAGGGCTGCAAAAGCCAACTGGTTTTTTGGGAAAGGCTCGTCACTTCTCCTATCCTCGTGGTAGATATGATGTGTACAAGAAATTCGAGTCCTTAATTGAAGTCGAGTGGTTACGGACATTCCTGGCATTGTCTCCATATGAAACCGGATTTTGCTACTTAAGCAGTAAGGTGGTCACAGATCTTTTGCCTAGGTTGAGACGCCTGAGGGTGCTTTCTTTGAGTGGCTATTGCATCACTGAGCTACCCGACTTGATTGGCGATTTGAAAAATCTCCGTTACCTGAACCTCTCGCACACTGCCATTAAATCTCTACCTCAATCTGTATGTACTCTATACAACTTGCAGACATTGATGTTGAATGATTGTGATTCCCTTGAAGAGTTGCCTACAGATTTGACAGACCTAATTAATTTGCAATATTTCGACATAAGTAGAAGCAGAATACCGTGCATGCCTTTGCATATGAGTAGATTGAGAAATCTTCGCACTCTGCCTGAATTTCGCGTGGGCCCTACAAGCGGTTCTGACATAGGAGAGTTGCGCGATATGGTGCATCTCCATGGAGAACTCACCTTAACGAGGTTGGAAAACGTTGAAGATGCTTGGGATGCAAGGAAGGCCAATTTGACAAATAAGAAGCATCTGATCACATTGACAATGGAATGGAGCAGCAACTTCGAATTACAAGACGAAAATGTTCAGATAACCGTCCTGGAGATGCTACAACCTCATTCGAAAGTAAAGAAGGTCGACATAAGATGGTATGGAGGCACAAGGTTTTCATCTTGGTTGGGGGACCCTTCCTTCTCTAACATGGTGTTCCTCAGCCTCACAGATTGTCGAAGATGTGTGTTCTTACCCCCATTGGCCCAGCTATCTTCGCTGAAACATCTTTGCATCAAGGGACTGACTGCTGTGAAGAGCGTTGGCATGGAGTTTTATGGGTATGCCTTATCTCGTGGCAAGCCTTTTCCCTCGCTGGAGACTCTTAGTTTCAAAGACATGTTGGAGTGGGAGGACTGGTCCTGTCCTCTAGATGATAAAGGAATTGCAGCGTTCCCGACCCTTCGCGAGCTTTATATTGAGAGTTGTCAGAACCTAAGGGGAAAACTACCTGACCATCTTCCTTGCTTGGAGAAACTTGTGATTCATGAATGCAAGCAGTGGGCATCTCCACTCCCGAGGCTACCTCTGCTCAGGCATCTAGACATCAGAAGATGCGGCGCGTCATCACTTGGAACCGCCCTCGAAATGAGCTCACTTCTCTCCTTGCAAATTAGTGAGATCTCAAATTTCACTCACTTCAACCCGGGTCTGATGCAACATTTGACACAGCTCAAGCGTTTAAACATCACAGATTGCGCTGATCTTAACTATTTGTGCTAA